Below is a genomic region from Leptotrichia shahii.
TTAATGCTTTTAAAAACCCAGTGTTGAATTTAACACCGGGTTATGCTGATAATTTAGCTCTTCCTTTAGCTCTTCTTCTTTTTAAGACATTTCTTCCGCTTTTATTTTGCATTCTTTTTCTAAATCCATGATCTTTTTTT
It encodes:
- the rpmH gene encoding 50S ribosomal protein L34, whose translation is MTKRTYQPNKRKRKKDHGFRKRMQNKSGRNVLKRRRAKGRAKLSA